A single region of the Palaemon carinicauda isolate YSFRI2023 chromosome 17, ASM3689809v2, whole genome shotgun sequence genome encodes:
- the LOC137656149 gene encoding chymotrypsin B-like, producing the protein MHILCKIPVLLFLMGRETESLRLIWDENVSFNEAFPSRNDDYPEMLPEDEEAGFANHAVLEEDWKDNSNDDKETVILEPGETASFSFTFRDRQTSKYIEYKISEDSSPASSIVFSCDLKSHKNSLDCSDGQVLIGYKHINLRLCSRTYSLKNRQAGTFLKIKAENTLSSFNGNLQCKILATTCGKRNVERIVGGTEALPHEYPWQVGFLFPNYLPFCGGSIISNRHILTAAHCFYNKHDYSKIRAVVGMHDFRKISYTAKYLKIDKIILHEQYNNQTAANDIAIIKVADSIPFDVDNTISPICLPSNSLYSYDNVKATVCGWGMTIGDMDYSSSPVLLKVGMTTVTVEECKKKFTYPELISDKMICTVSNNQAPGISCRGDSGGPLMYQQKTFTEQIGIVSFGIKGCSPSYPDVYVRLTSYLDWIRTHMDLA; encoded by the exons ATGCACATACTTTGCAAGATCCCGGTTCTCCTATTCCTc ATGGGAAGGGAAACTGAATCCCTGAGGTTAAT atGGGACGAAAACGTTTCCTTTAACGAAGCTTTTCCATCAAGAAATGACGATTATCcagaaatgcttccagaagacgaGGAAGCTGGATTTGCTAATCACGCGGTGTTAGAAGAAGATTGGAAGGATAATTCAAATGATG ACAAGGAAACTGTGATCTTGGAGCCCGGTGAGACAGCGTCATTTTCCTTCACTTTCCGAGACAGACAGACATCGAAATACATCGAGTATAAG ATCTCGGAAGACTCAAGTCCTGCTTCTTCTATCGTCTTCAGCTGTGACCTGAAGTCACATAAGAATTCGCTTGACTGCAGTGATGGACAAGTGCTGATTGGGTACAAACACATCAATTTGAG GCTTTGCAGTAGGACCTATAGCCTGAAGAACAGACAAGCTGGAACCTTTCTGAAGATTAAGGCAGAAAATACACTTTCGTCTTTCAATGGAAACTTGCAATGCAAAATCTTGGCAACGA CCTGCGGCAAAAGGAACGTGGAGAGAATCGTTGGGGGCACAGAAGCGTTGCCCCACGAGTACCCCTGGCAAGTGGGGTTCCTTTTTCCAAATTACCTCCCTTTCTGTGGAGGATCCATCATCAGCAACCGCCATATCCTTACAGCTGCTCACTGCTTTTATAATAAACA CGATTATTCTAAAATACGGGCCGTCGTCGGAATGCATGATTTCAGAAAGATATCATATACAGCCAAGTATCTCAAGATTGATAAG ATAATTCTGCATGAGCAGTACAATAACCAAACTGCAGCAAATGACATTGCCATCATCAAAGTGGCTGATTCTATTCCCTTTGACGTCGACAACACCATCTCGCCTATCTGCCTTCCTTCCAATTCTCTTTATAGCTACGACAATGTAAAGGCCACAGTTTGCGGATGGGGAATGACTATTGGGG ATATGGATTACTCGTCCTCACCTGTTCTCCTTAAAGTTGGGATGACAACAGTGACGGTTGAAGAATGCAAGAAGAAATTCACTTATCCTGAACTAATCAGTGATAAGATGATCTGTACTGTTTCCAACAACCAGGCACCAGGCATCAGTTGTAGG GGAGATTCGGGAGGGCCATTGATGTATCAACAGAAAACTTTTACGGAACAAATCGGAATAGTTTCCTTTGGTATTAAAGGTTGCAGTCCATCTTATCCAGACGTTTACGTACGACTCACAA GTTACTTGGATTGGATCAGAACCCATATGGATTTGGCATAA